GTGTTCCGCTGCCGAGCGGACCGCGGACGTACAGAGAATAATACTCGAGGTCCGGTAAGCTAGACTTCCTTTCCTTCCCTGTCCCGAAACAGAAGCCTGAGGGGAGACCCCTCGAAGTCCGCGTACTCCCTTAACTTGTTCTCAAGGAACCTTCTGTAGTTCTCCGGGATGCCCTTTGCCGAATTCGTGAAGATCGTAAATGTCGGCGGTGCGGTGAAAGGCTGCGAGATGTAGAAAAGCCTGATCTCCTTTCTTCTGTAGACCGGGGGAGGATGGCGTTTTGTAAGGTCTTCGAGGAACCTGTTTAGCTTTCCCGTGGATATCTTTCTTTTAAAATTTTCCTCCACCCGCTCGACAACGTCAAAGATTCTCCCGACTTTCTTGCCGGTAAGAGCGGAGATGGTCAGCACGGGGGCGTAGTCAACCCCGGGCAGTTTCTCCTTTGTTACCTCCTCAACCTCTTTGGGGTCCGCTATGTCCTCGGGAGCGAGATCCCATTTGTTAAGCAGTATTATAAGGGCCCTGTTTCTGCCTTTAATCAGTTCCGCGAGGCGCGAGTCGTGGTGGGTCGGGCCTTCTTGACCGTCTATCATCAGCAGTACGATGTGGGCTCTTTCGATGGACCTTATTGCCCGGAAAACGCTGTGTTTCTCAACCGGGGCGTCTATTCTTGACTTCCTTCTTATGCCCGCGGTATCAATAAAGACGTATCTCTTTCCGTCTTTTTCATATACGGAGTCAATGGAGTCGCGTGTCGTGCCGGGCGTGGAACTTGTTATGAGTCTCTGTTCTCCGAGTATCCTGTTCACTAGGGTGGATTTTCCCACGTTGGGTTTGCCGATAACGGCGATTCTCGTCTCTTCTGACTCTTCCGATTCTGCTTCCGGCTGCACGGAAGTTTCTATGCAGGAAGCGATCTGCTCCGCGAGTTCGTAGATATTTTTGTTGTGAAGCGCGGAAATCGCCATGAAGTCATCCGTGCCCGTCCCGTAGAATTCGTATGTCTTCAGCACCTGTTTTATGTTCCCATGGTCGATTTTGTTTACGGCGTAGATGACTTTCTTGTCGGTCTTTCGAAGATACCGCACTATCTCGGAATCCTGAGGCAGGACCCCGTCCCTGCCGTCAAAAAGCATCACCACGAGATCGGCTTCCGAGATAGCCACGTCTATCTGCTCTTTTATGAGTGAGTAGTCCTGGTCGTCTTCGCCGAGAGAAAGCCCTCCGGTGTCAACCAAGGTGAACTCCTTTTCCTTCCATCGGG
Above is a window of Candidatus Dadabacteria bacterium DNA encoding:
- the der gene encoding ribosome biogenesis GTPase Der; amino-acid sequence: MSGEKPIVAIVGRPNVGKSTLFNRIIGWNKTIVEDIPGVTRDRVYEDTRWKEKEFTLVDTGGLSLGEDDQDYSLIKEQIDVAISEADLVVMLFDGRDGVLPQDSEIVRYLRKTDKKVIYAVNKIDHGNIKQVLKTYEFYGTGTDDFMAISALHNKNIYELAEQIASCIETSVQPEAESEESEETRIAVIGKPNVGKSTLVNRILGEQRLITSSTPGTTRDSIDSVYEKDGKRYVFIDTAGIRRKSRIDAPVEKHSVFRAIRSIERAHIVLLMIDGQEGPTHHDSRLAELIKGRNRALIILLNKWDLAPEDIADPKEVEEVTKEKLPGVDYAPVLTISALTGKKVGRIFDVVERVEENFKRKISTGKLNRFLEDLTKRHPPPVYRRKEIRLFYISQPFTAPPTFTIFTNSAKGIPENYRRFLENKLREYADFEGSPLRLLFRDREGKEV